One part of the Maridesulfovibrio sp. genome encodes these proteins:
- a CDS encoding NAD(+)/NADH kinase: protein MSNSQGSVLIVTKSGGGRAAELGGEIACWLKRRGVYSHMVEHPCPPARINVSSYRENTMLVLVLGGDGTFISVAGNVIDWQVPVLGINHGRVGFLAEVLPEDWETALENFFSGELDISLRTAFDYEVQRGNGIVARGVAINDLVISRGAVARIISLDIGQKGQWIKNLRADGLIISTPTGSTAYNVSAGGPLVHPELAAMCVTPVCPFLNGIRPMVLPVDTPLTIDVGEASGDVYLTEDGRVPYPLSEGYRIVVSRHNKELMLARIRSNTFFEKLRSKGFLTE from the coding sequence ATGTCAAATAGTCAAGGTTCTGTTCTAATTGTAACTAAATCCGGTGGCGGCAGAGCTGCTGAGCTTGGTGGCGAGATTGCCTGCTGGCTCAAACGGCGCGGCGTGTATTCCCACATGGTTGAACATCCATGTCCGCCTGCCCGGATTAATGTTTCCTCATACAGGGAAAATACCATGCTTGTACTTGTCCTCGGCGGGGACGGTACTTTCATCAGTGTGGCCGGGAATGTCATTGATTGGCAGGTTCCGGTGCTGGGTATCAATCATGGCCGGGTGGGTTTTTTGGCCGAGGTGCTCCCAGAGGACTGGGAAACCGCGCTCGAAAATTTTTTCAGCGGCGAACTGGATATTTCCCTGCGCACCGCATTTGATTATGAAGTGCAGCGCGGTAACGGAATTGTCGCGCGCGGAGTCGCTATTAACGATCTGGTTATTTCGCGCGGAGCAGTTGCCCGGATTATTTCCCTCGATATAGGCCAAAAAGGGCAGTGGATTAAAAATCTGCGCGCCGACGGCCTGATCATCTCCACACCCACAGGCTCAACTGCATATAATGTTTCCGCAGGCGGACCATTGGTCCATCCCGAGCTTGCGGCCATGTGTGTGACTCCGGTCTGTCCTTTTCTTAATGGTATCAGGCCGATGGTGCTGCCGGTGGATACCCCGCTGACCATAGATGTTGGTGAGGCTTCCGGAGATGTATATCTTACCGAGGACGGACGTGTTCCTTATCCTTTGAGCGAGGGATACCGTATTGTTGTTTCACGCCACAATAAAGAGCTTATGCTGGCCCGCATCCGCAGTAATACTTTTTTCGAAAAATTGAGAAGCAAGGGCTTCCTTACGGAGTAG
- a CDS encoding DVU0524 family FlgM-associated protein has translation MANTPAEIRNMLRTYGKQLTSAKRLARFRRALNRSESTDTVTISRQARRRELVEKVSREIIENLIVSGNENPVVSDILEQLELDFGDRFVFEYPLDGSDVQVLKETPEGVFDLPREEKAQVMNRLWEITLDKVDRTML, from the coding sequence GTGGCAAATACCCCTGCTGAAATACGTAATATGCTGCGAACATACGGCAAGCAGCTGACCAGTGCGAAGCGACTGGCCCGATTCAGACGTGCTCTGAACCGGTCCGAGTCTACAGACACGGTCACTATTTCCAGGCAGGCAAGACGTCGAGAGCTTGTTGAGAAGGTTTCCCGGGAAATTATCGAAAATTTGATCGTCTCGGGTAATGAAAATCCGGTAGTGTCCGATATATTAGAACAGCTGGAACTTGATTTCGGTGACCGTTTTGTTTTCGAGTATCCACTCGACGGCAGCGATGTACAGGTTCTAAAGGAAACCCCGGAAGGTGTATTTGACCTACCGCGTGAAGAAAAAGCGCAGGTCATGAACCGCCTTTGGGAGATCACACTGGACAAGGTAGACCGGACCATGCTCTGA
- a CDS encoding ARMT1-like domain-containing protein, whose amino-acid sequence MSILPDFTSMRELKYGEDPVFDAWLLHFMTANHLESSIDPVKNASPEQLRFMVALDDDQVFAPCSDWQFNRLVTPGLEEDLLDVYIYVWRALVKLVRNHVTDCYQRKLILYLCRHKFRQALDSSIMIPLRLLKNMITIFLSRSGLDDPYRNRKELLFSRGKAFVESDFFKKAMESCPYPAPDCENLADMRFELDMIELERIFRLSSLPDQWSQVLFGEDYQLFSKMYSRDEVDFSAVRDVLHGNGGGLKILFIPDETGGLMADLLMIQSLLRQGHSVILALKEGFWFDSPTYWDRNSNQLLAEALKDALFIADERISKNELLASLRENSFVVISDGTRERLNLIRCSVTFARAWKESDLILAKGWGNRRRLIGNSNLFTRDIICFYRNLEGRFKLEFKAKSPTVHKFTEAGISAKANEIIAEMQQARSERKAVMFYSAIVGSIPGQVDTAIKVLNTFVTHLRDRLADTYIINPAEYFEEGMDADDLMFMWEKVQRSGFITIWRFQTYADIEASFELMGEKVPPVWAGKDATYSTGCTKEMHIAQDVQRRHRELQIIGPGPDKFRRRREYGVGRFSDVVIEA is encoded by the coding sequence GTGAGTATTTTGCCTGATTTTACATCAATGAGAGAACTTAAGTATGGCGAAGACCCGGTTTTTGATGCCTGGCTTCTGCATTTCATGACCGCAAACCATCTGGAGAGCAGTATTGATCCTGTCAAAAATGCGTCCCCTGAACAACTGCGTTTTATGGTTGCACTTGATGATGATCAGGTTTTTGCTCCCTGCTCGGACTGGCAGTTCAACAGGCTTGTCACACCGGGGTTGGAAGAAGATCTTCTGGATGTTTATATTTATGTCTGGCGGGCTTTGGTCAAGCTGGTCAGAAATCATGTCACGGATTGTTACCAGCGTAAACTGATTCTCTATCTTTGCCGCCACAAATTCAGGCAGGCCCTTGATTCGTCCATCATGATCCCTTTGCGTCTGCTTAAGAATATGATCACCATCTTTCTTTCCCGCAGTGGGCTTGATGACCCTTACCGCAATCGCAAGGAGTTGCTCTTTAGCCGGGGTAAGGCCTTTGTTGAAAGCGATTTCTTTAAGAAGGCAATGGAGTCATGTCCTTATCCGGCTCCTGATTGCGAAAATCTTGCAGATATGCGCTTTGAACTGGATATGATTGAGCTGGAGCGCATTTTCAGACTATCCAGTCTGCCGGATCAGTGGAGTCAGGTCCTTTTTGGCGAGGATTATCAGCTGTTTTCTAAAATGTATAGCCGAGATGAAGTCGATTTCAGTGCAGTACGTGATGTTCTCCATGGCAATGGCGGTGGACTCAAGATATTGTTTATTCCTGATGAAACCGGTGGATTGATGGCAGATCTGTTGATGATTCAGTCTTTGCTGCGTCAGGGGCATAGCGTTATTCTCGCCCTTAAGGAAGGCTTCTGGTTTGATTCGCCTACATACTGGGACCGTAACAGTAACCAGTTGCTTGCCGAAGCTCTTAAAGATGCATTGTTTATTGCCGATGAGCGCATATCCAAGAATGAGCTGCTGGCCAGTTTGCGTGAGAATTCTTTTGTGGTCATCTCAGACGGGACACGCGAACGGCTTAATCTTATCCGTTGCAGTGTAACGTTTGCCCGGGCATGGAAAGAATCAGATTTAATTCTGGCCAAGGGCTGGGGCAACAGGCGCAGGCTGATAGGTAACAGCAATCTATTTACCCGCGACATAATTTGTTTCTACCGAAACCTTGAGGGCAGGTTTAAACTTGAATTCAAAGCTAAATCACCGACGGTGCATAAATTTACCGAAGCCGGTATTTCTGCAAAGGCCAATGAAATCATAGCCGAGATGCAGCAGGCGCGCAGCGAGCGTAAGGCGGTCATGTTCTATAGTGCTATCGTGGGCAGCATTCCCGGGCAGGTTGATACTGCTATCAAGGTCTTGAACACTTTTGTGACCCATCTTCGTGACCGGCTGGCTGATACTTACATAATCAATCCGGCAGAGTACTTCGAAGAAGGTATGGATGCTGACGACCTCATGTTTATGTGGGAGAAGGTTCAGCGCAGTGGCTTCATTACTATCTGGAGATTCCAGACCTATGCCGATATTGAAGCCAGTTTTGAGTTGATGGGTGAAAAAGTTCCCCCGGTATGGGCCGGGAAGGATGCCACTTATTCCACCGGCTGCACTAAGGAAATGCATATTGCCCAGGACGTGCAGCGCCGCCACCGGGAACTTCAGATTATCGGTCCCGGACCTGATAAATTCCGGCGTCGTAGAGAATACGGGGTGGGGAGGTTCAGCGACGTGGTTATTGAAGCGTAA
- a CDS encoding MltA domain-containing protein, translating into MKKYISTIRLLAVFCLFSALLCGCAAKVGTVPKKRIVSQGTRTKVWKSKREGRKFVAGPVRYSKMKEQSSTLAARRISAKSQSMRSWRELGPQIRKSIEYVQRNPSGGLALRRKELRLTWGQLRKSLEDLERLLPRLDRNPELLGKYFVWYELQSGAEMTGYYTPVIEASLTQKGPYKYPVYRLPPDLRKARPGQTHPWSEQLRKAYRVENGKILPYHSRRDIDIKQVLSGRGLEVAWLKDPVDLFYMHVQGGGVLRLPDGRLRTAVFSGSNGRSFKGLGSIMLHSGILKKSQLSREKIKAWLLSHPEQMWELMARNESYIFFKVTRGEPQAAIGKPLKSMVSLATDPELIPLGSIVSFRTDIYPKFGQPSRRVNGVGLAQDTGKAIKGTRLDYYIGTGNEFKYPAHHMKTRVPVYLLISRSALRR; encoded by the coding sequence ATGAAAAAATATATTTCCACTATTAGGTTACTGGCTGTCTTCTGTCTGTTCTCAGCTTTGCTGTGCGGCTGTGCTGCCAAGGTTGGTACTGTTCCCAAAAAGAGGATTGTTTCTCAGGGTACAAGAACCAAGGTTTGGAAAAGTAAAAGGGAAGGCAGGAAATTTGTTGCCGGCCCGGTACGCTATTCCAAAATGAAAGAGCAGTCTTCAACTCTGGCCGCGCGCAGGATTTCGGCAAAAAGTCAAAGTATGCGTTCCTGGCGGGAGCTGGGACCGCAGATTCGTAAATCTATTGAATATGTGCAGCGCAATCCCTCTGGAGGTTTGGCACTTAGGCGAAAAGAGTTACGCCTGACCTGGGGACAGCTGCGTAAATCACTTGAAGACCTTGAAAGGCTGCTTCCCCGGCTGGACCGTAACCCGGAGTTGCTTGGCAAGTATTTTGTCTGGTATGAACTACAGTCCGGTGCGGAAATGACCGGATATTACACCCCGGTTATAGAGGCCAGCCTGACCCAAAAAGGTCCATATAAGTACCCGGTTTACAGGCTTCCACCTGACCTGCGCAAAGCCCGTCCCGGGCAGACGCATCCATGGTCCGAGCAGTTGCGTAAGGCTTATCGGGTTGAAAATGGCAAGATACTCCCGTATCATTCCCGACGAGATATCGATATTAAGCAGGTTCTTTCCGGCAGAGGCCTTGAAGTTGCATGGCTGAAAGATCCGGTAGATTTGTTCTATATGCATGTGCAGGGTGGAGGAGTGCTGCGACTTCCCGACGGGAGGTTGCGTACAGCTGTTTTCAGCGGAAGTAACGGACGTTCCTTTAAAGGGCTTGGCAGTATCATGCTGCATAGCGGGATTCTCAAGAAGAGCCAACTTTCCCGTGAAAAGATAAAGGCTTGGTTGCTAAGCCATCCCGAGCAGATGTGGGAGCTGATGGCCAGGAACGAGAGCTATATCTTTTTCAAGGTTACCCGCGGTGAACCGCAGGCCGCCATCGGCAAGCCTCTTAAATCAATGGTCAGCCTCGCTACGGATCCGGAGTTGATACCACTCGGGTCCATTGTTTCGTTTCGCACGGATATTTATCCTAAATTTGGGCAGCCTTCGCGGCGCGTGAACGGTGTCGGACTGGCACAGGATACCGGCAAAGCAATCAAGGGAACCCGTCTTGATTACTACATAGGTACCGGGAACGAATTCAAGTACCCGGCGCACCACATGAAAACACGTGTCCCGGTATATTTACTGATAAGCAGATCCGCTTTGCGAAGATAA
- the mtnA gene encoding S-methyl-5-thioribose-1-phosphate isomerase, with protein sequence MTEHIQFSAEKDALVLLDQRYLPTREDWFDCKTTDDIVEALVVMVVRGAPAIGVTAAYGCYLAGREVAGSADWKADLEKNLDKIENARPTAVNLRWAVREMKRIWMEAGDVSLDELCDIWLKRAKEIHVDDIRMCEDIGKFGGELMDDGDTIMTHCNAGALATAGYGTALGVVRGAVDQGKKVSVIANETRPFLQGARLTAYELHRDGIPVKVACDNACALLMKKGLVQKVVVGADRIAANGDAVNKIGTYGVALLAREFGIPFYVAAPVYTIDPETPTGDDVPIEDRTPTEVTHVGDHRITPEGVDVFNFAFDPTPNELIAGIITEKGVLRPPYTEAIKKLFEEE encoded by the coding sequence ATGACCGAACATATTCAGTTTTCAGCCGAAAAAGATGCTCTCGTACTGCTTGATCAGCGCTACCTGCCTACCCGCGAGGACTGGTTCGACTGCAAGACTACGGATGATATTGTCGAGGCCCTTGTCGTTATGGTTGTGCGCGGAGCGCCTGCCATCGGCGTAACAGCTGCTTATGGCTGCTATCTTGCGGGCCGTGAAGTTGCCGGAAGTGCCGATTGGAAAGCCGATCTGGAAAAGAATCTTGATAAGATCGAAAATGCTCGCCCCACAGCGGTCAATCTGCGCTGGGCTGTGCGTGAAATGAAACGCATCTGGATGGAAGCAGGTGATGTTTCACTTGATGAACTCTGCGATATCTGGCTCAAGCGTGCTAAAGAAATTCATGTAGATGATATTCGTATGTGCGAAGACATCGGTAAGTTCGGCGGCGAACTCATGGACGACGGCGACACCATCATGACCCATTGCAATGCCGGTGCGCTGGCTACAGCAGGGTATGGGACAGCGCTTGGCGTTGTGCGCGGTGCAGTTGATCAGGGCAAGAAGGTTTCCGTCATTGCCAACGAAACCCGTCCCTTCCTTCAGGGCGCACGCCTCACCGCATATGAGCTGCATCGTGATGGAATCCCGGTGAAGGTTGCCTGTGATAACGCCTGCGCTTTGCTCATGAAGAAAGGTTTGGTCCAGAAAGTTGTGGTCGGTGCTGACCGTATTGCCGCAAACGGTGATGCTGTAAACAAGATCGGAACCTACGGCGTGGCTCTGCTTGCCCGTGAATTCGGCATTCCATTCTACGTTGCCGCCCCTGTTTACACAATTGATCCTGAAACCCCAACCGGTGACGATGTCCCCATCGAAGACCGCACTCCCACTGAAGTAACCCACGTGGGCGACCACCGCATCACCCCTGAGGGTGTAGACGTTTTCAACTTCGCTTTCGACCCGACCCCAAACGAACTGATCGCCGGGATCATAACTGAAAAGGGTGTGTTGAGACCTCCTTACACCGAGGCTATCAAGAAGCTTTTTGAAGAAGAATAG
- the gatB gene encoding Asp-tRNA(Asn)/Glu-tRNA(Gln) amidotransferase subunit GatB yields the protein MTQFETVIGLEVHAQLKTKTKIFCGCSTEFGKDPNENVCEVCSGMPGVLPVLNEKVMEYAAKMGLATNCTVNQKSIFARKNYFYPDLPKGYQISQFDLPICEHGHLDITWEDDDGEKHEKRIGITRIHMEEDAGKNIHSVAENASFVDLNRTGVPLIEIVSEPDMRSADEAVAYLKGLRSILLYLGICDGNLEEGSFRCDANISVRPFGQKEFGTRAELKNINSFRNIHKAIRYEVARQIDLIEDGEKVRQETRLYDADKGTTHSMRGKEEAHDYRYYPDPDLVPLVIADEWLAEWQASLPELPAERKARFIDELSLSGDDAELISSEKDIADYFEAVLETHNEPKKVANWIKGDFLRELNQSEMTVADCKFKPEMMAKLIQLVDKDVISIKIGKDIFSDVFAEGLDPEKYVKDKGLVQISDSSSLEAVVDKVLADNPDEVEAFKGGKKKLMSFFMGQIMRETKGKANPGMVSKMISEKLS from the coding sequence ATGACTCAGTTTGAAACAGTTATCGGGCTTGAGGTTCACGCCCAGCTTAAGACCAAAACCAAGATTTTTTGCGGTTGTTCTACTGAATTCGGTAAGGACCCCAACGAGAACGTCTGTGAAGTCTGCTCCGGTATGCCCGGTGTTCTTCCTGTGCTCAACGAAAAGGTGATGGAATACGCTGCCAAGATGGGGCTGGCTACCAATTGTACCGTTAACCAGAAATCAATTTTCGCCAGGAAAAACTATTTTTACCCCGACCTGCCCAAGGGCTACCAGATTTCACAGTTTGATTTGCCCATCTGCGAGCACGGCCATCTGGATATTACATGGGAGGATGATGACGGCGAAAAGCACGAGAAGCGCATCGGCATCACCCGCATCCACATGGAAGAAGACGCCGGTAAAAACATTCATTCCGTTGCTGAAAATGCCAGCTTCGTGGACCTGAACCGTACAGGTGTTCCGCTGATCGAGATCGTCAGTGAGCCTGATATGCGTAGTGCTGATGAAGCTGTTGCCTACCTTAAAGGTCTGCGTTCCATCCTGCTCTACCTCGGTATTTGTGACGGTAACCTTGAAGAAGGTTCCTTCCGTTGTGACGCAAACATTTCAGTTCGTCCGTTTGGCCAGAAAGAATTCGGTACCCGTGCGGAGCTGAAAAACATCAACTCTTTCCGTAACATTCATAAGGCTATTCGTTACGAAGTTGCCCGCCAGATCGACCTCATCGAAGACGGCGAGAAAGTCAGACAGGAAACCCGGCTCTATGATGCGGACAAGGGCACAACCCACTCCATGCGCGGTAAGGAAGAAGCTCATGACTACCGTTATTATCCGGACCCTGATTTAGTTCCGCTGGTTATTGCCGATGAGTGGCTTGCTGAATGGCAGGCATCCCTTCCTGAACTTCCCGCAGAACGTAAAGCCCGTTTTATTGATGAGTTGAGCCTTAGCGGTGATGATGCTGAACTTATCAGCTCTGAAAAAGACATTGCCGATTACTTTGAAGCTGTTCTCGAAACTCATAATGAGCCAAAAAAGGTTGCCAACTGGATCAAGGGAGATTTTCTGCGTGAGCTTAATCAGTCTGAAATGACTGTTGCCGATTGTAAATTTAAACCGGAAATGATGGCTAAACTGATCCAGCTTGTGGATAAAGATGTGATCAGCATCAAGATCGGTAAGGATATTTTTAGTGATGTTTTCGCTGAAGGTCTTGATCCTGAAAAGTATGTCAAGGACAAGGGACTTGTTCAGATTTCAGACAGCTCCTCTCTCGAGGCCGTAGTAGATAAAGTTCTGGCTGATAACCCGGACGAAGTTGAAGCCTTCAAGGGCGGCAAGAAAAAGCTGATGAGCTTCTTCATGGGCCAGATCATGCGCGAGACCAAGGGTAAAGCCAACCCCGGCATGGTCAGCAAGATGATTTCCGAAAAACTTTCCTAA
- the flgM gene encoding flagellar biosynthesis anti-sigma factor FlgM → MKINQYSQTPLKAYSENRVNNAADKAQSQQQSSAPSRDVVNVSAQAKLLGTARKTATESPDTREQKVRDLREQVRSGSYKPDIRKTAMNLIRDEVDFLS, encoded by the coding sequence ATGAAGATTAACCAGTACAGCCAAACCCCTCTCAAGGCCTACTCTGAAAACCGGGTGAACAACGCTGCGGACAAGGCCCAGAGCCAGCAGCAGAGTTCAGCTCCAAGCCGGGATGTAGTCAATGTCTCGGCACAGGCAAAGCTCCTCGGAACAGCACGAAAGACTGCCACCGAGAGCCCGGATACCAGAGAGCAGAAGGTGAGAGATCTGCGGGAACAGGTGCGTTCAGGTTCTTACAAGCCCGATATTCGCAAGACGGCTATGAACCTTATTCGCGATGAAGTTGATTTCTTAAGCTAA
- the fliW gene encoding flagellar assembly protein FliW has product MAKERTKIIRTRIGEREITDDGIIYFSRGLIGFDDKRDFALIQISDNSPFLLLQSLEDPGLGLLVADPYSFMDDYEVRLSEAEKRILRVENIRQIAVLVTVTIPPGRPDETTLNLGGPIVINSEAKRGMQVPQVDSKYPSHFRPAND; this is encoded by the coding sequence GGCAAAAGAAAGAACAAAAATAATCAGGACCCGTATTGGGGAGAGGGAAATTACCGACGACGGTATTATTTATTTTTCCCGCGGATTGATCGGCTTTGATGACAAAAGGGATTTCGCTCTTATTCAGATCAGCGATAATTCTCCTTTCCTTCTTCTGCAAAGCCTTGAAGACCCGGGGTTGGGTCTTCTGGTGGCAGATCCGTACAGTTTCATGGACGACTATGAAGTCCGCTTGAGTGAAGCTGAAAAAAGAATTTTGCGGGTGGAGAATATCCGTCAGATTGCAGTTCTGGTAACCGTGACCATCCCTCCGGGAAGACCTGATGAGACCACTCTTAATCTTGGTGGTCCCATTGTGATCAACTCTGAAGCCAAGAGGGGAATGCAGGTTCCGCAGGTGGACTCTAAGTATCCGTCACACTTCCGCCCGGCGAACGATTAA